One Desulfatitalea tepidiphila genomic region harbors:
- a CDS encoding response regulator, whose amino-acid sequence MPATQLKILVIENEPDRLIYITNLLKAHGFDPLTADNSSEALSKARTRNLSLIVLDAMLPAEQIQSIYGRLKADPALCRLPVVMLSNLTRRTGGPYQTQPYAPTIGRLPSPEAFLPNPPEAEDFIAVVRRLTGTSKNSRNTERV is encoded by the coding sequence GTGCCGGCAACCCAACTCAAGATTCTCGTCATCGAGAACGAGCCCGATCGTCTGATCTATATTACCAATCTCCTCAAGGCCCACGGGTTCGATCCACTGACCGCCGACAATTCCAGCGAGGCGTTGTCAAAGGCACGCACGCGCAATCTCTCCCTCATCGTCCTGGACGCCATGCTGCCGGCGGAGCAGATTCAATCGATATATGGCCGGCTCAAAGCAGACCCGGCGCTTTGCCGGCTGCCGGTGGTCATGCTCTCCAACCTGACACGGCGCACAGGGGGGCCCTATCAGACACAACCCTATGCTCCTACCATCGGGCGGCTGCCGTCCCCCGAGGCATTCTTGCCCAATCCCCCCGAAGCCGAGGATTTCATAGCAGTGGTGCGGCGCCTGACAGGCACGTCCAAAAACAGCCGCAACACGGAAAGGGTCTGA
- a CDS encoding FAD-dependent oxidoreductase, translating into MRIGVYVCHCGINISHRVDVAAVAEFAKQLEGVVAARDYRFMCSDPGQAMIEADIAEYHLDRVVVASCSPRLHGTTFMNVCRRSGLNPYYFQMASVREQVSWVTEDAILATAKAKTLVAAAVHRVRGHESLQSRWADVHPVMMVVGAGIAGMQAALDMADAGHTVHLIEAGSTIGGHMLQFDKTFPTLDCAACIGTPKMVDVGQHPNIRLHTLSQVTDVSGFVGNFSVTVHQQARYVKEGVCTGCGECAKVCPVSIPNDWDQGLGERRAIGRSFPQAVPIAFQIEKRDTAPCTRTCPAGVNVQGYVQLIAQGKYEQAVSLIMEQLPLPGTLGRICPHPCESQCRRAQVEAPVAIRALKRFAADQVSLVGRAVPPIDERPEKIAVIGSGPAGLTVAYYMRLKGFQIVLYEALDRLGGMLRAGIPDYRLPPEVLDREIDHILRLGVEVHTGRRLGRDFTLSNLKEQGFAAIFLGIGAHKAMQLNIEGESDGDGVVDGVRFLRAVNMGTPIAPVGPVAVVGGGNVAIDAARTARRLSDAPVTVVYRRSEQEMPAYREEIEQAKIEGIRFEFLATPLRVEREDGRVVALTCVRNRLGPPDRSGRRRPEPIEGAEFRVPCGTIIPAIGQLTDTAWAASVPELQWDRRGLLLADPVTGQSSLPYVFAAGDMVSGPATAIEAVGAAHRTVAAMDLFLRGEPLTDLPERPPRPDAETADWAPIPDDVHPEKRVEPPFVPFIAGAEPFAEVEKPLSEAEARAEAERCLNCGVCCECMQCVSACEAHAIDHLMQPTDLHLQVGSIILATGYDTLDPTPMTQYGYGRFQNVFTALEFERLSNATGPTGGRILMRGDSGRFERPPRSVALLHCIGSRDVNYHEYCSRVCCMYALKYTHLIKEKVGHDTDVYDFYIDMRCFGEGYEEFYRRCQEEGTTFIRGKVAEITDEATSEAEQGKLILLAEDTLLGENLRVPVDMVVLCTAMEARSDALQVGRVFGVNQGADGFFLEAHPKLGPLNTATDGLFLAGCCQKPMDIPDAVSHASGAAAKALALAARGRVEIAPTISYIDPDICAGCQICIGLCPYSAISFNELKQVSEVNPLICKGCGSCSGFCPSGAASSRHFKSQQIFSEIDGIFDSIDVLEHLEKIEGSDTSTSAAA; encoded by the coding sequence ATGCGAATCGGTGTATATGTCTGCCATTGCGGCATCAACATCTCCCACCGGGTGGATGTGGCGGCCGTAGCCGAATTTGCCAAACAGCTCGAGGGAGTGGTCGCGGCCCGGGACTACCGGTTTATGTGTTCCGATCCCGGACAGGCCATGATCGAGGCCGACATCGCCGAGTATCATCTCGACCGCGTGGTGGTGGCCTCCTGTTCGCCTCGCCTGCACGGCACCACCTTTATGAACGTTTGCCGGCGCTCGGGCTTGAATCCCTATTATTTCCAGATGGCCTCGGTTCGCGAGCAGGTCTCCTGGGTCACCGAGGATGCCATCCTCGCCACGGCCAAGGCCAAGACCCTGGTGGCGGCCGCTGTGCACCGCGTGCGGGGCCATGAATCCCTGCAGAGCCGATGGGCCGACGTGCACCCGGTGATGATGGTGGTCGGTGCCGGCATCGCCGGCATGCAGGCGGCCCTGGACATGGCCGACGCCGGCCACACGGTTCATCTGATCGAGGCCGGATCCACCATCGGCGGCCACATGCTGCAGTTCGACAAGACCTTCCCCACCCTGGACTGCGCGGCGTGCATCGGCACGCCAAAGATGGTCGACGTGGGGCAGCATCCCAATATCCGGCTGCACACCCTCAGTCAGGTAACCGATGTATCGGGTTTCGTGGGCAACTTCAGCGTCACGGTCCATCAGCAAGCGCGTTATGTCAAGGAGGGGGTCTGCACCGGCTGCGGCGAGTGCGCCAAGGTGTGTCCAGTGTCGATTCCCAATGACTGGGACCAGGGCCTGGGCGAGCGCCGGGCCATCGGCCGATCTTTTCCCCAGGCGGTGCCCATCGCCTTTCAGATCGAAAAGCGCGACACCGCTCCCTGTACGCGCACCTGTCCGGCCGGGGTCAATGTGCAGGGGTATGTCCAGCTCATCGCCCAGGGCAAATACGAACAGGCCGTATCCCTGATCATGGAACAGCTGCCCCTGCCCGGCACCCTGGGCCGTATCTGCCCCCACCCGTGCGAATCCCAGTGCCGCCGCGCCCAGGTGGAAGCACCGGTGGCGATCCGGGCATTGAAGCGGTTTGCGGCCGACCAGGTGTCGCTGGTGGGGCGGGCCGTGCCGCCCATCGACGAACGGCCTGAAAAAATCGCCGTGATCGGCAGCGGTCCGGCCGGCCTCACGGTCGCCTACTACATGCGTCTGAAAGGATTCCAGATCGTTCTTTATGAAGCGCTGGACCGGTTGGGCGGCATGCTGCGGGCCGGCATTCCCGACTACCGGCTGCCGCCCGAGGTGCTGGACCGGGAGATCGATCACATCCTGAGATTGGGCGTCGAAGTGCATACCGGTCGTCGCCTGGGGCGTGATTTTACTTTGTCCAACCTGAAGGAACAGGGGTTTGCGGCCATCTTCCTCGGGATCGGGGCCCACAAGGCCATGCAGCTGAACATCGAGGGCGAATCGGACGGTGACGGCGTCGTCGACGGCGTTCGTTTCCTGCGCGCGGTGAATATGGGAACGCCCATCGCGCCGGTCGGCCCGGTGGCGGTGGTCGGCGGCGGCAATGTGGCCATCGATGCGGCCCGCACCGCCCGCCGACTGAGCGATGCGCCGGTGACCGTGGTCTATCGCCGCAGCGAGCAGGAGATGCCGGCTTATCGCGAGGAGATCGAGCAGGCCAAGATCGAGGGTATCCGGTTCGAATTTCTGGCCACCCCCCTGCGAGTCGAAAGGGAAGACGGACGGGTGGTCGCACTGACCTGCGTGCGCAACCGATTGGGACCGCCCGACCGCAGCGGCCGACGCCGCCCGGAACCCATCGAGGGCGCCGAGTTCCGCGTGCCGTGTGGCACGATCATTCCGGCCATCGGGCAACTCACCGATACCGCCTGGGCAGCGTCGGTGCCGGAACTGCAATGGGACCGCCGCGGCCTGCTCCTGGCCGACCCGGTCACCGGGCAGTCCAGCCTGCCGTATGTATTTGCCGCCGGCGACATGGTGAGCGGCCCGGCCACGGCCATCGAAGCCGTTGGGGCGGCCCATCGGACGGTGGCGGCCATGGACCTGTTCTTGCGCGGTGAACCCTTGACCGACCTCCCGGAAAGGCCGCCCCGGCCCGATGCGGAGACGGCCGACTGGGCCCCGATTCCTGATGACGTCCACCCTGAAAAGCGTGTCGAACCGCCCTTTGTACCGTTCATCGCCGGAGCCGAACCCTTTGCGGAAGTCGAAAAGCCCCTCTCCGAGGCCGAGGCACGCGCCGAAGCCGAACGCTGTCTCAACTGCGGCGTCTGCTGCGAATGCATGCAGTGCGTGTCCGCCTGCGAGGCCCATGCCATCGACCACCTGATGCAACCGACCGATCTCCATCTCCAGGTGGGCAGTATCATCCTGGCCACCGGTTATGACACGCTCGATCCCACCCCCATGACCCAGTATGGCTACGGTCGTTTCCAGAATGTTTTCACCGCCCTGGAATTCGAGCGACTGAGCAATGCCACCGGCCCAACTGGCGGCCGGATTCTCATGCGCGGCGACAGCGGTCGTTTCGAACGGCCGCCGCGGAGCGTGGCCCTGCTGCACTGCATCGGCAGCCGCGATGTCAACTATCATGAATACTGCTCGCGGGTCTGCTGCATGTATGCCCTCAAGTACACCCACCTGATCAAGGAGAAGGTCGGCCATGATACCGATGTGTATGATTTTTACATCGACATGCGCTGCTTCGGCGAAGGATACGAAGAGTTCTACCGGCGCTGCCAGGAGGAAGGCACCACCTTCATCCGCGGCAAGGTGGCCGAAATCACCGACGAAGCGACATCCGAAGCGGAACAGGGCAAATTGATCCTGCTGGCCGAAGACACATTACTGGGCGAAAACCTGCGTGTTCCCGTGGACATGGTGGTGCTCTGCACGGCCATGGAGGCCCGCAGCGATGCGCTGCAGGTCGGCCGGGTCTTCGGCGTCAACCAGGGGGCCGACGGCTTCTTCCTGGAGGCCCATCCCAAGCTGGGGCCGCTCAACACGGCCACCGACGGCCTCTTTCTGGCCGGCTGCTGCCAGAAGCCCATGGACATCCCGGATGCCGTGTCCCACGCGTCGGGCGCGGCGGCCAAGGCCCTGGCCCTGGCGGCCCGGGGCCGGGTGGAGATCGCCCCCACCATCTCCTACATCGATCCGGATATCTGCGCCGGATGCCAGATCTGCATCGGCCTGTGTCCATACAGCGCCATCTCGTTCAACGAACTCAAACAGGTCAGCGAGGTCAACCCTTTGATATGCAAAGGGTGCGGCAGCTGTTCGGGTTTCTGTCCCAGCGGCGCCGCCAGCAGCCGGCACTTCAAGAGTCAGCAGATCTTCTCTGAAATCGACGGCATTTTCGATTCGATCGATGTTCTGGAACATCTGGAGAAGATCGAGGGTTCGGACACGTCGACCTCGGCCGCCGCTTAG
- a CDS encoding sigma-54-dependent Fis family transcriptional regulator, producing MTAIRKHSNLASNPACDQWLAVLDELNIGAFTVNLDHEITAINQCAQALIGLRANEVLRKDCREVFTGVPCMVNCIVGGGDGQSRKSTVNVADEEMRQHLISRMAIPIYAADHTVIGCLTILQDHSPISDLIERLRYEERSLKNILDSLDVGVFTTNRGGLITFFNTAAERISGYERTTLLGRPSTDIFVEPGPDAPSPIETAIRKNTVYRGLEGRLRDSEGGIVPIRANYAALRDEREAVVGGLVTFQDMTLVHQLNQAIRGRYTCRDMIGKSPPMQKIFAMIPAVAASDATVLIQGATGTGKDILAKILHDAGPRASKPWVKVNCAAIPDSLIESEIFGYVKGAFTGADRDKPGRFQEADGGTIFLDEIGDLPLSLQAKLLRVLEEQEFYPLGSRRTQRVNVRIISATNRRLEQLVKDGLFREDLFYRLKVLRIELPALEERRDDLPLLIRHVMRKLCAAQGAPPPAISDQAMAILLNYKYPGNVRELENIIEHALILCGTGPIRKCHLPEDLLAPFPAPVCPPSGQKAPPADEAGQIAATLAKYYGHRGRTARSLGMDRTTLWRKIKRYGLA from the coding sequence ATGACCGCGATTCGCAAACATTCCAATCTGGCCTCCAATCCGGCCTGTGATCAATGGCTGGCCGTTCTGGACGAACTGAACATCGGCGCCTTCACCGTCAACCTCGACCATGAAATCACGGCCATCAACCAATGCGCCCAAGCCCTGATCGGGCTGCGCGCCAACGAAGTGTTGCGCAAGGATTGTCGCGAAGTTTTCACCGGCGTGCCCTGCATGGTCAACTGCATCGTGGGCGGCGGGGACGGCCAATCCCGGAAGTCGACGGTGAACGTCGCCGACGAGGAGATGCGACAGCACCTGATCAGCCGCATGGCCATCCCGATTTACGCCGCAGACCACACGGTGATCGGCTGCCTGACCATCCTCCAGGACCATTCGCCCATCAGCGATCTCATCGAGCGGCTGCGCTACGAGGAACGCAGCCTGAAAAACATCCTCGACAGCCTCGACGTGGGTGTTTTTACGACCAACCGGGGCGGACTGATCACCTTCTTCAACACCGCGGCCGAACGTATTTCCGGTTACGAACGCACCACCCTGCTCGGCCGGCCCAGCACCGACATCTTTGTCGAACCGGGACCCGATGCGCCCTCGCCCATAGAGACGGCCATCCGGAAAAACACGGTCTACCGGGGATTGGAGGGGCGCCTGCGGGACAGCGAAGGGGGCATCGTTCCCATCCGGGCCAACTACGCGGCCCTGCGTGACGAGCGCGAAGCCGTGGTGGGCGGTCTGGTCACCTTCCAGGACATGACACTGGTACACCAGCTCAACCAGGCCATCCGGGGCCGCTACACTTGCCGCGACATGATCGGCAAGAGCCCGCCCATGCAGAAGATCTTTGCCATGATCCCGGCCGTGGCGGCCAGCGACGCCACGGTCCTGATCCAGGGCGCCACCGGCACGGGCAAGGATATACTGGCCAAGATTCTCCATGACGCCGGTCCCCGGGCATCCAAGCCCTGGGTCAAGGTCAACTGTGCGGCGATCCCCGACAGCCTGATCGAATCGGAGATCTTCGGGTATGTCAAAGGGGCCTTCACCGGTGCGGACCGCGACAAACCGGGCCGGTTCCAGGAGGCGGACGGCGGCACCATTTTCCTGGACGAAATCGGCGACCTGCCGCTGAGCCTGCAGGCCAAGCTGCTGCGGGTGCTCGAAGAACAGGAGTTCTACCCCTTGGGCAGCCGGCGCACCCAGCGGGTGAATGTGCGCATCATCTCGGCCACCAACCGCCGGCTGGAGCAACTGGTCAAGGACGGCCTGTTTCGGGAAGACCTGTTTTACCGCTTGAAAGTCCTGCGCATCGAGCTGCCTGCCCTGGAGGAGCGGCGCGACGACCTGCCGTTGCTGATCCGCCACGTAATGCGCAAGCTCTGCGCGGCCCAGGGGGCGCCGCCGCCCGCCATATCCGACCAAGCCATGGCGATCCTGCTCAATTACAAGTATCCCGGCAACGTGCGCGAACTGGAGAATATCATCGAACATGCTCTGATCCTGTGCGGCACGGGCCCTATCCGTAAATGCCATCTGCCCGAAGACCTTCTCGCTCCTTTTCCGGCGCCTGTATGCCCACCGAGCGGGCAGAAGGCGCCGCCTGCGGACGAGGCCGGACAGATCGCCGCCACTCTGGCCAAATATTACGGCCACCGGGGCCGAACCGCCAGGAGCCTGGGCATGGACCGCACCACCCTCTGGCGCAAGATCAAGCGCTACGGGTTGGCGTAA
- a CDS encoding response regulator: MLRENYHAVIIGAGIAGIRSALDLAETGSDVLLIDRAAHPGGLLSRLDAQFPTDGCGMCKMLPLLERDSAEATCLRKGFFHERIDFLPATELSNVEGGPGRFLVRLKQTLQGVDPQLCIGCGACETVCPVDMPDDFNSGLSRSKAIHRVVPHAVVGAYVIDAAACTRCGACVPICPTGAIDLAFDRRKEFSILVVDDELSVRDSLKEWLLAEGFMNVQTAESGAEALTLLEQSDVKLLLIDVKMPGMDGVDLLKRAKADHPDRVAVMMTAYATVDTAVEAMKSGALDYLIKPFDPQSMLAMVNRVFQATVSVQERQVAAGAVILAGGMTLFDPSEGVNPYGYGTNPHVITSLAFERVLSGCGPSQGRLVRPADGKPLQRIAWLQCVGSRDYQISADFCSRICCMISLKEAVLAKTKSSGAVETTIFYTDMRTFGKSFEPYRRQAEEERGVHLVRARVHSVTTSPESGDPLLRYAGLDGRMHETEVDLVVLAAGFRPSPETEALAELTQAERNAWGFFQPQPFAAACSSAEGIFLSGACTEPVEINAALIQASAAALEAGRTLRRSGSQLALAEGPAAKGVAPDAPPRILAAICTCHGCLAEARNTEKLISELTRDPAVVQVLFVDQLCGADGWGPLEAAIKDLAPNRLLVAACHPLRHSTHRRTLSQRTGLPENLMTIVDMKIEPTEPQADTTERSLRSALGERVLSASLQMGLAFLKHTEPTAPDREQVQRKALVIGGGTAGMHAALAIADMGYGVDLVEKENRLGGNLAWLHHTLEGHAVKPLLDQLDDRVIQHPKITLHLEHEVINAVGRVGDFRTTLQNAQGRTETLRHGVTILATGGLEAEATAYGYGTHPAIVTQQALERNIGSGEADAAAWDVVAMIQCVGSREPSRDYCSRVCCPTAIKHALYLKEKNSRVQIYILYRDVMMTGFSESYYTEARRAGVVFIPYRPQQLPGVETSPDGIVTLSVHDPIAEVDLKIEANLLVLATGVVPRLPAKLAAFYGATLDSAGFFQEADSKWRPVDGLREGVFACGLALAPQTITEAAAAGQAAAQRALRILCHESLSAGHPTAAVRHSLCVLCQRCIDACPYGARSVDLDQRRLVVDPAMCQGCGACAAVCLNGAAILNHHGAHQMLAMIDAAVE; the protein is encoded by the coding sequence ATGCTGCGAGAAAACTATCACGCCGTTATTATCGGCGCCGGTATCGCCGGCATCCGTTCGGCGCTCGACCTGGCCGAAACGGGATCCGATGTGCTGCTCATCGACCGGGCGGCCCACCCCGGCGGGTTGCTGAGCCGCCTGGACGCCCAATTCCCAACCGATGGCTGCGGCATGTGCAAGATGCTGCCGCTGCTCGAACGCGATTCGGCCGAAGCAACCTGCCTGCGCAAAGGCTTTTTCCATGAACGCATCGATTTCCTGCCGGCCACCGAGTTGTCGAACGTGGAAGGCGGTCCCGGCCGGTTCCTCGTGCGGCTCAAACAGACGCTCCAGGGCGTGGACCCGCAATTGTGCATCGGCTGCGGCGCCTGTGAGACGGTCTGCCCGGTGGACATGCCCGACGATTTCAACAGCGGGTTGAGCCGCAGCAAGGCCATACACCGGGTCGTGCCCCATGCCGTCGTCGGCGCCTATGTCATCGATGCGGCGGCCTGCACCCGCTGCGGCGCATGTGTACCGATCTGCCCCACGGGCGCCATCGACCTTGCCTTCGACCGGCGCAAAGAATTTTCGATCCTGGTGGTGGATGACGAGCTGTCGGTGCGCGATTCACTCAAGGAGTGGCTGCTCGCCGAAGGCTTCATGAATGTGCAGACGGCCGAATCCGGCGCCGAGGCCCTGACGCTGCTCGAGCAATCGGATGTCAAACTGCTGCTCATCGATGTCAAGATGCCCGGCATGGACGGCGTCGACCTGCTCAAACGGGCCAAGGCGGATCACCCCGATCGGGTGGCCGTGATGATGACCGCCTATGCCACCGTGGATACGGCCGTGGAGGCGATGAAATCCGGCGCCCTCGACTATCTCATCAAACCCTTCGACCCCCAGTCCATGCTGGCCATGGTCAACCGGGTATTTCAGGCGACCGTCTCGGTGCAGGAGCGTCAAGTGGCGGCCGGCGCCGTGATCCTGGCCGGCGGCATGACGCTCTTCGACCCCAGCGAAGGGGTCAACCCATACGGGTATGGCACGAATCCCCACGTGATCACGAGTCTGGCTTTCGAACGCGTGTTGAGCGGCTGCGGTCCCAGCCAGGGCCGTCTGGTGCGGCCGGCTGACGGCAAACCGCTGCAGCGGATCGCCTGGCTGCAGTGTGTGGGCTCGCGAGATTACCAAATCTCGGCCGACTTCTGCTCGCGCATCTGCTGCATGATCTCCCTCAAGGAAGCGGTCCTGGCCAAGACAAAAAGCAGCGGCGCGGTCGAAACGACGATTTTTTACACCGACATGCGCACCTTCGGAAAAAGCTTCGAACCCTACCGCCGGCAGGCCGAGGAGGAGCGCGGCGTCCACCTGGTGCGGGCCAGGGTTCACTCGGTGACCACCTCGCCCGAGAGCGGCGATCCGCTGTTGCGCTATGCCGGCCTGGACGGACGGATGCACGAGACGGAGGTGGACCTGGTCGTCCTGGCCGCCGGTTTTCGGCCGTCTCCCGAAACCGAAGCCCTGGCCGAATTGACCCAGGCCGAACGCAACGCCTGGGGATTTTTCCAACCCCAGCCGTTCGCAGCGGCATGCTCCAGCGCCGAGGGTATTTTCCTTTCCGGGGCCTGCACCGAACCGGTGGAAATCAACGCCGCCTTGATCCAGGCATCGGCCGCGGCCCTTGAGGCAGGACGCACGCTGCGCCGCAGCGGCAGCCAACTGGCCCTGGCCGAAGGGCCGGCCGCAAAGGGGGTCGCCCCCGATGCGCCACCGAGAATCCTGGCAGCCATTTGTACTTGCCATGGTTGCCTGGCAGAGGCCCGGAACACCGAGAAGCTGATTTCCGAGCTGACTCGGGACCCGGCCGTGGTTCAGGTGTTATTCGTGGATCAGTTGTGCGGTGCGGACGGCTGGGGGCCGCTCGAGGCGGCCATCAAGGATCTGGCCCCCAACCGTCTGCTCGTGGCCGCCTGTCATCCACTGCGGCACAGCACACACCGTCGCACCCTGTCCCAGCGCACCGGTCTGCCGGAAAACCTGATGACCATCGTCGATATGAAAATCGAACCGACGGAGCCACAGGCCGACACGACTGAGCGGTCGCTGCGGAGTGCTTTGGGCGAACGCGTCCTTTCGGCGTCGTTGCAAATGGGTCTGGCGTTTCTCAAACACACCGAACCTACGGCCCCCGACCGGGAACAGGTGCAACGAAAGGCGCTGGTGATCGGCGGTGGCACGGCCGGCATGCATGCCGCGCTGGCCATAGCGGACATGGGCTACGGAGTCGACCTGGTCGAAAAAGAGAACCGACTGGGGGGAAATCTCGCCTGGTTGCACCACACCCTCGAAGGTCACGCCGTGAAGCCGTTGCTCGATCAACTCGACGACCGCGTGATCCAGCACCCCAAGATCACCCTGCACTTGGAACACGAAGTGATCAACGCCGTGGGCCGGGTGGGAGATTTCCGCACCACGCTGCAAAATGCCCAGGGCCGGACCGAAACCTTGCGCCATGGGGTCACCATCCTGGCCACCGGCGGTTTGGAGGCGGAAGCCACGGCTTACGGCTATGGCACCCATCCGGCCATCGTCACCCAGCAGGCCCTGGAGCGCAACATCGGTTCGGGCGAAGCGGATGCGGCCGCATGGGATGTCGTGGCCATGATTCAATGCGTGGGCAGCCGCGAACCATCGCGCGACTATTGCAGCCGGGTCTGCTGCCCCACGGCCATCAAGCATGCGCTCTATCTCAAGGAGAAAAATTCCCGCGTTCAAATTTACATCCTCTACCGCGATGTCATGATGACCGGCTTCAGCGAAAGCTACTACACCGAGGCGCGTCGGGCCGGCGTGGTCTTTATCCCTTACCGTCCCCAGCAACTTCCCGGCGTCGAAACATCGCCGGATGGCATCGTAACCCTTTCGGTGCACGATCCCATCGCCGAGGTGGACCTGAAGATCGAAGCCAACCTGCTGGTGCTTGCCACCGGCGTAGTGCCCCGCCTGCCGGCCAAACTGGCGGCGTTTTACGGCGCCACGCTGGATTCCGCAGGATTCTTCCAGGAGGCCGACAGCAAATGGCGGCCCGTGGACGGACTGCGCGAAGGCGTTTTCGCCTGCGGCCTGGCGCTGGCGCCGCAGACCATCACCGAAGCGGCGGCGGCCGGTCAGGCCGCGGCCCAGCGGGCCTTGCGCATCCTGTGCCATGAAAGTCTCTCGGCAGGCCATCCCACGGCCGCGGTGCGTCACAGCCTGTGTGTGTTGTGCCAGCGCTGCATCGATGCCTGCCCCTACGGCGCACGCAGCGTCGATCTGGATCAGCGGCGCCTGGTCGTCGATCCGGCCATGTGCCAAGGCTGCGGTGCCTGCGCGGCCGTGTGTCTCAATGGGGCGGCGATATTGAATCACCATGGTGCCCACCAGATGTTGGCGATGATCGATGCGGCGGTAGAATAG
- a CDS encoding hydrogenase iron-sulfur subunit → MQSFEPLIIAFVCNWCTYTAADLAGTSRLTYPPNVRLIRVMCTGMVDPQYIIKAFLEGADAVLVSGCHPGDCHYINGNYKARRRIRLLKEILPQFGFEADRLQLTWIGASDGIQFTQTMRELTERTRELGPVASRSQMVL, encoded by the coding sequence ATGCAATCTTTCGAGCCATTGATCATCGCCTTTGTCTGCAACTGGTGCACTTACACGGCCGCTGATCTCGCCGGCACCTCGCGGCTCACCTATCCACCGAACGTGCGGCTGATCCGCGTCATGTGCACGGGCATGGTGGACCCCCAGTACATCATCAAGGCCTTTCTGGAGGGGGCCGACGCGGTGCTGGTCAGCGGCTGCCACCCGGGCGATTGCCACTATATCAACGGCAACTACAAGGCCCGGCGCCGCATCCGGTTGCTAAAGGAGATCCTGCCCCAGTTCGGCTTTGAAGCCGACCGGCTGCAGCTCACCTGGATCGGTGCCAGCGACGGCATCCAGTTCACCCAGACCATGCGAGAACTGACCGAGCGCACGAGGGAACTTGGGCCGGTGGCCTCCAGAAGTCAAATGGTGCTCTAA
- a CDS encoding 4Fe-4S binding protein: MQTVTMEVKNEDVADAIRTLLGRILALEEIDAVMVPGRLPGSRAVMPLLIHDPDQLDNSDPLSPAFALNAAKQVCRLTRTATPNRVAAVLRPCEIRAFIELVKLKQGLREQVIIIGSDCPGAYPNKVFDALTHGGDESGADQGYIKRPSVDEGSLSKACRACEHPMPTGADLAVCLWGVDTGREVMVDAQTDAGREILDRLGLKAAPLPDERAAAVETVVAERTRFRDSMFAETAAATDSLEKLDHYFAHCVNCYNCRTACPVCYCRQCVFETNLFDHDPLQYLSWTRRKGMIKMPTDTIFYHLTRLAHMSTACVGCGQCSNACPNDIDVMSLFRTVAHRTQAAFDYQAGRDAAERPPLSEFREHEFADTAGLHWRKEA, translated from the coding sequence ATGCAGACCGTTACGATGGAAGTGAAAAACGAAGATGTCGCGGACGCGATCCGGACGTTACTCGGCCGCATCCTGGCCCTGGAGGAAATCGACGCTGTCATGGTGCCCGGTCGGCTTCCGGGCAGTCGTGCCGTGATGCCCCTTTTGATCCATGATCCGGATCAGCTCGATAACTCCGATCCCCTCTCGCCGGCGTTTGCGCTCAATGCCGCCAAGCAGGTGTGCCGCCTGACGCGCACCGCGACCCCCAATCGGGTGGCCGCCGTCCTGCGCCCCTGCGAAATCCGGGCGTTTATCGAATTGGTCAAACTCAAACAGGGATTGCGGGAGCAGGTGATCATCATCGGCAGCGATTGTCCGGGGGCGTATCCCAACAAGGTCTTCGATGCCCTTACGCACGGGGGAGACGAATCAGGAGCGGATCAAGGCTACATCAAACGCCCATCAGTCGACGAAGGCTCGCTGTCAAAGGCCTGCCGCGCCTGCGAACATCCCATGCCCACGGGCGCCGACCTGGCCGTCTGCCTGTGGGGCGTTGACACCGGCCGGGAGGTGATGGTGGACGCCCAGACCGATGCCGGCCGGGAGATCCTCGACCGGCTGGGACTGAAGGCGGCCCCATTGCCGGACGAACGGGCGGCTGCCGTGGAAACGGTGGTGGCCGAACGCACCCGGTTCCGGGACAGCATGTTTGCAGAGACCGCCGCGGCCACCGACAGCCTGGAAAAACTGGATCACTATTTCGCCCATTGCGTCAATTGCTACAACTGCCGCACGGCCTGCCCGGTCTGTTACTGCCGACAGTGCGTCTTCGAGACCAATCTCTTCGACCACGACCCGCTGCAATATCTCTCCTGGACGCGGCGCAAGGGCATGATCAAAATGCCCACCGACACCATCTTCTACCATCTGACCCGCCTGGCCCATATGAGCACGGCCTGCGTGGGATGCGGCCAGTGCAGCAATGCCTGCCCCAACGACATCGACGTCATGTCGTTGTTCCGCACCGTGGCCCATCGCACCCAGGCCGCCTTCGACTACCAGGCCGGACGGGATGCGGCGGAACGACCCCCGTTGAGCGAATTTCGTGAACACGAGTTCGCGGATACGGCAGGATTGCATTGGCGTAAGGAGGCCTGA